From Paraburkholderia sabiae, a single genomic window includes:
- a CDS encoding thiazole synthase produces MNSHANAPADALTLYGHTFQSRVLLGTSRYPSLQSLSDSIAASKPGMVTVALRRQMSEGGAEAGFFDLLKRHGVPLLPNTAGCQTVGEAVNTAHMAREVFETDWIKLELIGDDYTLQPDPVGLIEAAAQLVKDGFKVLPYCTEDLVIGRRLLDAGCEALMPWGAPIGTGKGVVNPYGLRVLRERLPDVPLIVDAGLGVPSHACQVMEWGFDGVLLNTAVSQATHPETMARAFAMGVEAGREAYLAGPMAERETAHASTPVVGMPFWHQDGSAAA; encoded by the coding sequence ATGAACTCACACGCGAACGCTCCCGCCGACGCGCTCACGCTGTACGGCCACACTTTCCAGAGCCGCGTGCTGCTCGGCACGTCGCGCTATCCGTCGCTGCAGTCGCTGTCGGATTCGATCGCGGCATCGAAGCCGGGCATGGTCACGGTCGCGCTGCGTCGCCAGATGAGCGAAGGCGGCGCGGAAGCCGGCTTCTTCGATCTGCTCAAGCGCCACGGCGTGCCGCTGCTGCCGAATACGGCCGGCTGCCAGACGGTCGGCGAGGCGGTCAACACGGCGCACATGGCTCGCGAAGTTTTCGAAACCGACTGGATCAAGCTCGAACTGATCGGCGACGACTACACGCTGCAGCCCGATCCCGTCGGTTTGATCGAAGCGGCTGCGCAACTGGTGAAGGACGGCTTCAAGGTGCTGCCGTATTGCACGGAAGACCTCGTGATCGGCCGACGTCTGCTCGACGCGGGCTGCGAGGCGCTGATGCCGTGGGGCGCGCCGATCGGCACCGGCAAGGGCGTCGTCAATCCGTATGGACTGCGCGTGCTGCGCGAACGTCTGCCCGACGTGCCGCTGATCGTCGATGCCGGTCTCGGCGTGCCGTCGCATGCGTGCCAGGTGATGGAGTGGGGCTTCGACGGCGTGCTGCTGAACACGGCGGTGTCGCAGGCCACGCATCCCGAAACGATGGCTCGCGCGTTCGCGATGGGCGTCGAAGCGGGCCGCGAAGCGTATCTGGCCGGCCCGATGGCCGAACGTGAAACTGCCCACGCGAGCACGCCCGTCGTCGGCATGCCGTTCTGGCATCAGGATGGGAGCGCAGCAGCATGA
- a CDS encoding FAD-dependent oxidoreductase — MTTSAQPDFAVIGGGLCGRLVAWQLAGDGHRVALYERGDAAGSNAAAWVAAAMLAPLAEAASAELLITRLGAASLETWPTLLAHLPEPVFFQRNGSLIVWHHGDRAEAPLFERRLRANAPAELLDGGLVALAGAQVGASEPALAGRFTQGWLLPYEGQLDNRQVLSALAAGLAERGVETHWNTSIDDNAMPPAKITIDCRGLGAKPAMPTLRGIRGEVARVHAPGIGLTRPVRLLHPRYPLYIAPKQNDLYVIGATEVEGEDMSPVSVRSALELLSAAFSVHPGFGEARILELNSQCRPTLPDHRPVLLWDGARTLRVNGLYRHGYMIAPEVAGEAVRLASALLDGRVADSDGFADWQRNARWSELFRLDDAHARSAVTLNV; from the coding sequence ATGACGACCTCTGCTCAACCGGATTTCGCCGTGATCGGCGGCGGGCTGTGCGGGCGTCTCGTCGCGTGGCAGCTTGCGGGCGACGGGCATCGCGTCGCGCTGTATGAGCGCGGCGATGCCGCCGGTTCGAACGCGGCTGCGTGGGTCGCGGCCGCGATGCTCGCGCCGCTCGCCGAGGCCGCCAGCGCCGAGCTGCTGATTACGCGGCTGGGCGCGGCGTCGCTGGAAACGTGGCCGACGCTGCTCGCGCATTTGCCCGAGCCCGTGTTCTTCCAGCGCAACGGCTCGCTGATCGTCTGGCATCACGGCGATCGCGCCGAGGCGCCGCTGTTCGAACGACGCCTGCGCGCGAATGCGCCCGCCGAACTGCTCGACGGCGGACTGGTGGCGCTGGCAGGCGCACAGGTCGGTGCGTCCGAACCGGCGCTCGCGGGCCGCTTCACGCAAGGCTGGCTGCTGCCGTACGAAGGCCAGCTCGACAACCGGCAGGTGCTGTCGGCGCTGGCGGCGGGACTTGCCGAGCGCGGCGTCGAGACGCACTGGAATACGAGCATCGACGATAACGCGATGCCGCCTGCAAAGATCACGATCGACTGCCGCGGACTCGGCGCCAAACCGGCGATGCCGACGCTGCGCGGCATTCGCGGCGAAGTCGCGCGTGTGCACGCGCCCGGCATCGGTTTGACGCGGCCGGTGCGTCTGCTGCATCCGCGCTATCCGCTGTATATCGCGCCGAAGCAGAACGATCTGTATGTGATCGGCGCGACGGAAGTGGAGGGCGAGGACATGTCGCCCGTCAGCGTGCGATCGGCGCTCGAATTGCTGAGCGCGGCGTTTTCGGTGCATCCGGGTTTCGGCGAGGCGCGCATTCTCGAACTGAACTCGCAGTGCCGCCCGACGCTGCCCGACCATCGTCCCGTGCTGCTGTGGGATGGCGCGCGCACGCTGCGCGTGAACGGCCTGTATCGGCATGGCTACATGATCGCGCCCGAAGTCGCGGGCGAAGCGGTGCGGCTCGCGTCGGCGCTGCTCGATGGCCGCGTCGCCGATTCCGACGGTTTCGCCGACTGGCAGCGCAACGCGCGCTGGAGCGAACTGTTCCGGCTCGATGACGCGCACGCGCGCTCCGCCGTCACTCTCAACGTTTGA
- a CDS encoding ABC transporter ATP-binding protein/permease: MIDNSKNPSDITAWGLIKPYWVSEDRWKARGLLALVIAMNMTMVAANVWFNSWQRTFFDAIQQYNYPVFKESLLQFTVIALALILLGSYRTYFRQMLEFRWRQWLTNRYLNDWLGDRAYYRIERDSLADNPDQRVSADLQGLASATLNLSLGLLSTTVTLFSFIVILWNLSGALAFHVFGTEVSIPGYMVWAALVYAALGSWVTHKVNHPLVSINYQQQRVEADFRFSLIRIRENADQIALYQGERSEEQALKGVFGHIRDNWRLIMRFTRRFNIVVISYSQLAIVFPYIAAAPKYFSKSISLGVYQQVTGAFGTVSDSFSWFINNYDSLAEWRATVNRLREFNRVMRSQHLHESVVEGTAHGGINVHLTDTDSINVTDLRLQRPDGEAMANVGSFRIAPKSRWLVRGPSGAGKSTLMRTLAGLWPFGEGTIEMPADAKLLFIPQRSYLPIGTLKAALAYPSDVSAFSDEACREVLTVCRLSEFADRLGESSHWERSLSPGEQQRLAAARALLQQPDFLFLDEATSALDPDNESNIYNALIERLPNAAIVSVAHRKTLEAFHDQTLFIERAIEREAA, encoded by the coding sequence ATGATCGACAACTCGAAAAATCCGTCGGATATCACCGCGTGGGGCCTCATCAAGCCCTACTGGGTGTCCGAGGATCGATGGAAAGCGCGGGGACTGCTCGCGCTCGTCATCGCGATGAACATGACGATGGTCGCGGCCAACGTCTGGTTCAACAGCTGGCAGCGCACGTTCTTCGATGCGATCCAGCAGTACAACTATCCCGTCTTCAAGGAATCGCTGCTGCAGTTCACGGTCATCGCGCTCGCGCTGATCCTGCTCGGTTCGTACCGGACGTACTTCCGCCAGATGCTCGAATTCCGCTGGCGGCAGTGGCTCACGAACCGCTATCTGAACGACTGGCTCGGCGATCGCGCGTATTACCGGATCGAGCGCGACAGTCTCGCCGACAACCCCGACCAGCGGGTTTCCGCCGACCTGCAAGGGTTGGCGAGCGCAACGCTGAATCTGTCGCTCGGACTGCTGTCGACCACCGTCACGCTGTTCTCGTTCATCGTGATCCTGTGGAACCTGTCGGGCGCGCTCGCGTTCCACGTGTTCGGCACGGAGGTCTCGATTCCGGGCTACATGGTGTGGGCCGCGCTCGTCTACGCGGCGCTCGGTTCGTGGGTGACGCACAAGGTCAACCATCCGCTGGTGTCGATCAACTACCAGCAGCAGCGCGTGGAAGCCGACTTCCGTTTCTCGCTGATCCGCATTCGCGAGAACGCCGACCAGATCGCGCTGTATCAGGGCGAGCGTTCGGAAGAGCAGGCGCTCAAGGGCGTGTTCGGACACATCCGCGACAACTGGCGTCTGATCATGCGCTTCACGCGACGCTTCAATATCGTCGTGATCAGTTACTCGCAGCTGGCCATTGTCTTTCCGTACATCGCGGCCGCGCCGAAGTATTTTTCGAAGTCGATTTCGCTCGGCGTGTATCAGCAGGTGACGGGCGCATTCGGCACAGTCAGCGATTCGTTTTCCTGGTTCATCAACAATTACGATTCGCTCGCCGAATGGCGCGCTACCGTGAACCGTCTGCGGGAATTCAATCGCGTGATGCGCTCGCAACATTTGCATGAGTCGGTCGTTGAAGGCACGGCACATGGCGGCATCAACGTGCACCTGACGGACACCGATTCGATCAACGTGACGGACCTGCGTCTGCAACGCCCCGACGGCGAAGCGATGGCGAACGTCGGCTCGTTCCGTATCGCGCCGAAGTCGCGCTGGCTCGTGCGCGGTCCGTCGGGCGCGGGCAAGAGCACGCTGATGCGCACGCTCGCGGGCCTGTGGCCATTCGGCGAAGGCACGATCGAAATGCCCGCCGACGCGAAGCTGCTGTTCATCCCGCAGCGCAGTTATCTGCCCATCGGCACGCTGAAGGCGGCGCTTGCGTATCCGTCGGACGTGTCGGCGTTTTCCGACGAAGCATGCCGCGAAGTGCTAACCGTCTGCCGTCTGTCGGAGTTCGCGGACCGGCTCGGCGAATCGTCGCATTGGGAACGCTCGCTGTCGCCGGGCGAGCAGCAGCGTCTCGCGGCTGCGCGCGCGTTGCTGCAGCAGCCCGACTTCCTGTTCCTCGACGAAGCGACGAGCGCGCTCGATCCGGACAACGAAAGCAACATCTACAACGCGCTGATCGAGCGCCTGCCGAACGCGGCGATCGTGAGCGTCGCGCATCGCAAGACGCTCGAAGCGTTCCACGACCAGACGCTCTTCATCGAACGCGCGATCGAGCGCGAAGCGGCGTAA
- the thiS gene encoding sulfur carrier protein ThiS has protein sequence MDIQINQKPLSLPEGATVADALSAFGARPPFAVALNGNFVARAQHAARALQAGDKLDVVHPVAGG, from the coding sequence ATGGATATTCAGATCAACCAGAAGCCGCTGTCGCTGCCCGAAGGCGCGACCGTCGCCGACGCGCTCAGCGCGTTTGGCGCGCGGCCGCCGTTCGCCGTGGCGCTGAACGGCAATTTCGTCGCGCGCGCGCAGCATGCGGCGCGTGCGTTACAGGCAGGCGACAAGCTCGACGTCGTGCATCCCGTCGCGGGCGGCTGA